The proteins below are encoded in one region of Candidatus Fusobacterium pullicola:
- a CDS encoding MotA/TolQ/ExbB proton channel family protein, which produces MYYLTNGGMLMYVILAMSIVGLGAVIERFIYFKKNEQNNRSFLTKDIKEQLDNKKIKELVIMLNKERCSVSRVLKEVLYELYRNPNSTPEKLEEKGKEKAMLQLIALEKNMWIISLAAHLTPLVGLLGTVTGMIKAFQAVSVHGTGDPSVLARGISEALFTTAGGLFVAIPALIFYNYFNKKIEKIISDMEITTTELINYFRK; this is translated from the coding sequence ATGTACTATTTAACAAATGGTGGAATGCTAATGTATGTTATACTTGCTATGTCTATAGTAGGTCTTGGGGCAGTTATTGAAAGATTTATCTATTTTAAGAAAAATGAACAAAATAATAGAAGCTTTTTAACTAAGGATATAAAAGAACAATTAGATAATAAAAAGATAAAAGAACTAGTTATTATGCTAAATAAGGAGAGATGTTCTGTTTCTAGGGTATTAAAAGAGGTACTATATGAGCTTTATAGAAATCCGAATTCAACACCTGAAAAGTTAGAGGAAAAAGGAAAAGAAAAAGCTATGTTACAACTTATAGCTTTAGAGAAAAATATGTGGATAATCTCTTTAGCTGCTCATTTAACTCCTCTTGTAGGGCTACTTGGAACGGTAACAGGTATGATTAAAGCTTTCCAAGCTGTATCTGTTCATGGAACTGGAGATCCTTCGGTGTTAGCTAGAGGTATATCTGAGGCACTGTTTACAACTGCTGGAGGACTATTTGTGGCAATACCAGCTCTTATTTTTTATAACTATTTTAATAAAAAAATAGAAAAGATAATATCTGATATGGAGATAACAACAACTGAACTTATAAATTATTTTAGAAAATAG
- a CDS encoding biopolymer transporter ExbD, whose protein sequence is MKLERRKRKDELMLELTSLIDVVFLLLIFFLVATTFDDMKGGIKIDLPQSTIKEVSEVKEVQIVVDKDKNMILNYKENGKKEQISVTTENLKEKLAEKLSESQERNVIISADKRLDYGYIVEIMTISKEAGANSLDIDTADKK, encoded by the coding sequence ATGAAGTTAGAGAGACGTAAGAGAAAAGATGAGTTGATGCTTGAACTTACATCACTTATAGATGTTGTATTTCTTCTATTAATATTTTTCTTAGTGGCAACTACCTTTGATGATATGAAAGGTGGAATCAAGATTGACTTGCCACAATCAACAATAAAAGAGGTATCAGAGGTAAAAGAGGTACAAATTGTTGTAGATAAAGATAAAAATATGATACTTAACTATAAGGAAAATGGTAAGAAAGAGCAAATAAGTGTAACTACTGAAAATCTAAAGGAAAAACTAGCAGAAAAACTATCTGAATCTCAAGAGAGAAACGTAATTATAAGTGCAGATAAAAGATTAGATTATGGATATATAGTAGAGATAATGACTATATCAAAGGAAGCTGGTGCTAATTCTTTAGATATAGATACTGCTGATAAAAAATAA
- a CDS encoding energy transducer TonB, producing the protein MKKEEKISLLLSAIINLVIVFLIPGLSNNQIENKKIKIGLVNYDNQNRTKLEGERNSNSSQKKNTEEVKKKNPPPKEQPKVEVKTEKKVEKKIEEKPVGKSTEKIDLSALNSIANNMSTPQVQVMTVKHPDGGYREVIKLEAPKKELQSGVVTKRGLNKEITLSKELISVENEKLELKDDNKIAFNSEIGKDSSFDRILEISGEIEGLPSGYKLGTEDGDIVAKWDSGNKEPVYPESAQLKGLHGSVKIRMNIDENGNVKELRLERGSGVPEINNAIEEVGRTWKIYLSKNGLSVKGDVILEYNFTLKGKVN; encoded by the coding sequence ATGAAAAAAGAGGAAAAAATTAGTTTACTCCTTTCAGCAATAATAAATTTAGTTATAGTTTTTTTGATTCCAGGATTATCAAACAATCAAATTGAGAATAAAAAGATAAAAATAGGATTGGTAAATTATGACAATCAAAATAGAACAAAGTTAGAGGGAGAAAGAAATAGTAATAGCTCTCAAAAGAAAAATACGGAAGAGGTAAAAAAGAAAAACCCACCACCAAAAGAGCAACCTAAAGTAGAAGTGAAGACAGAGAAAAAGGTGGAGAAAAAAATAGAGGAAAAACCAGTAGGAAAGTCTACGGAGAAGATAGATTTATCAGCTCTTAATAGTATAGCAAATAATATGTCAACTCCACAAGTACAAGTGATGACTGTTAAACATCCTGATGGAGGATATAGAGAGGTAATAAAATTAGAGGCTCCTAAAAAAGAGTTACAAAGTGGAGTAGTAACAAAGAGAGGATTAAATAAAGAGATAACGCTATCAAAGGAATTAATCTCGGTAGAGAATGAAAAATTAGAGTTAAAAGATGATAATAAAATAGCTTTTAACTCTGAAATAGGTAAGGACTCTTCTTTTGATAGGATATTAGAAATATCGGGAGAGATAGAGGGGTTACCTAGTGGTTATAAATTGGGAACAGAAGATGGAGATATAGTAGCTAAATGGGATAGTGGTAATAAGGAGCCTGTATATCCAGAATCAGCCCAATTAAAAGGGTTACACGGTAGTGTAAAAATTAGAATGAACATTGATGAAAATGGGAATGTTAAGGAGCTTAGACTTGAAAGAGGAAGTGGTGTTCCTGAAATAAATAATGCAATTGAAGAAGTGGGAAGAACTTGGAAAATTTATTTGAGCAAAAATGGACTTAGTGTAAAAGGAGATGTAATATTAGAGTATAATTTTACATTGAAAGGGAAAGTAAATTAG
- a CDS encoding sigma-54 dependent transcriptional regulator — MVLLGFRLERSLKEELENNYENELTFADNISDFIDYLKNKKYEAIIIEEKNLQEEALINLIKKVGEYQKKGVIIVLGETSNLKVVAGSVKAGAYDYILKPIETPTIIKIIEKSVKDYKLLAERIDKHKSSGDKLIGQTKEIVELYKMIGKVATSRVPVLVVGEKGTGKTSVAKAIHQFSDWSNKPLISLNCTSFHNDLLERKMFGYEKGAFKGAVFPQIGELEKANGGTLHLGNIESLSLDLQSKVLYFLEEGEFFRMGGAEPIKIDIRVVATTCENLEELINQGKFIDELYRKLRVLEVNIPPLRDRKDDIPLIVDHYLLECNDELHKNVKGVSKPALKKMMRYDWPGNVNELKNAVKSAVALCRGTSILIEDLPSNVLGTKITKKKGEGQIYDLKEWIKSEILEYKNNNQGDYYGNIISKVEKELIRQVLEMTNGKKVETAEILGITRNTLRTKMSNYGLE, encoded by the coding sequence TTGGTTCTTTTAGGATTTAGATTGGAGAGAAGTTTAAAAGAGGAATTAGAGAATAATTATGAAAATGAGTTGACTTTTGCTGATAATATAAGTGATTTTATAGATTATTTGAAAAATAAAAAATATGAAGCTATTATAATTGAGGAGAAGAATTTACAAGAAGAAGCTTTAATAAATCTTATAAAAAAGGTAGGAGAGTATCAGAAAAAAGGAGTTATAATTGTTTTAGGAGAAACTTCTAATTTAAAAGTTGTAGCAGGAAGTGTAAAAGCTGGAGCTTATGACTATATTTTAAAACCTATAGAAACGCCTACTATAATAAAAATCATAGAAAAATCTGTAAAGGATTATAAACTTTTAGCCGAGAGAATAGATAAACATAAAAGTTCAGGAGATAAGCTTATCGGACAGACAAAAGAGATAGTAGAGCTATACAAAATGATAGGAAAGGTTGCAACAAGTAGAGTTCCAGTTCTAGTAGTAGGAGAGAAGGGAACGGGAAAAACAAGTGTAGCTAAAGCTATTCATCAATTTAGTGATTGGTCAAATAAGCCTTTAATAAGTTTAAACTGTACATCTTTCCACAATGATTTATTGGAAAGAAAGATGTTTGGGTATGAAAAGGGAGCTTTTAAAGGAGCAGTATTTCCTCAAATAGGTGAATTAGAAAAAGCTAATGGAGGAACTTTACACTTAGGAAATATAGAATCATTAAGTCTAGATCTTCAATCTAAAGTTCTATATTTTTTAGAAGAGGGAGAATTTTTCAGAATGGGAGGAGCTGAACCTATAAAGATAGATATAAGAGTTGTAGCTACTACCTGTGAAAATTTAGAGGAATTAATTAATCAAGGGAAGTTCATAGATGAACTATATAGAAAGTTAAGAGTTTTGGAGGTAAATATTCCTCCACTTAGAGATAGAAAAGATGATATTCCTTTAATAGTGGATCATTATTTATTAGAGTGTAATGATGAATTACATAAAAATGTTAAAGGAGTTAGTAAACCAGCATTAAAAAAAATGATGAGATATGATTGGCCTGGAAATGTAAATGAGCTAAAAAATGCTGTAAAATCTGCTGTAGCACTTTGTAGAGGGACTTCTATATTGATTGAGGATTTACCAAGTAATGTCTTAGGGACTAAAATTACTAAGAAAAAAGGTGAAGGGCAGATTTATGATTTAAAAGAATGGATAAAATCGGAGATATTAGAATATAAAAATAATAATCAAGGTGATTATTATGGAAATATAATATCGAAAGTAGAAAAAGAGTTGATTCGTCAAGTTCTTGAGATGACTAATGGAAAAAAGGTAGAAACTGCAGAGATATTAGGTATAACAAGAAATACTTTAAGAACAAAGATGAGCAACTATGGTTTGGAGTAA